The following coding sequences lie in one Dunckerocampus dactyliophorus isolate RoL2022-P2 chromosome 4, RoL_Ddac_1.1, whole genome shotgun sequence genomic window:
- the LOC129179555 gene encoding gastrula zinc finger protein XlCGF57.1-like isoform X1 produces MCIHVKKRFQRRRQVAAVQRHGCLAAVNLRRRKRQALAKGAAKNTRQRWEIMGIRTFKMLKELIRERLMEAADEILVRFERTVASYEEELSRTRVENERLRQQLEAVSKTQTVQHVEDDRQPIGHEEDCPPPRPQGGDYALKQGDPQLPPHVKEEENPQPLHIKEEEEELWIKLPLTVVSVKTEDHDDDPPESSQQTRGAVPPSSSSSPRHMITEADGDHWDEPQAHSLLAPLSDSDDITSHSAEDEDRDNNQEASSSDTDCEGDIRTYGDNKHSERNTGTKDLVCSVCDKSFSKRRNLTRHARTHTEKKPFCCSICGDAFAQRAYLNSHMRTHTGEKPFSCSVCGDKFVQRYSLNRHMRTHTGEKPFCCSICGDKFVQSSSLNRHMRTHTGEKNFICSVCGDTFVQRYTLNRHMRTHTGEKPFCCSICGDKFLRGSSLNRHMRTHTGEKPFSCSVCADKFAHRVSLNAHMRTHTGEKPFSCSFCGKSFSCKGNMNVHMTMHTGEKPFCCSFCGKSFTCKIHMHVHMRTHTLEKPFSCSVCGKRYSHKKDVTAHMLTHNRE; encoded by the exons ATGTGTATTCACgtaaaaaaaaggtttcaacGCCGTCGCCAGGTGGCAGCAGTGCAACGTCATGGATGCTTAGCAGCCGTAAATCTTCGAAGAAGAAAAAGGCAGGCGCTAGCAAAGGGAGCTGCAAAAAACACGAGACAAAGGTGGGAAATAATGGGGATTAGAACATTTAAAATGCTGAAAGAGCTGATCAGGGAGCGACTGATGGAGGCGGCCGATGAAATATTGGTGCGGTTTGAAAGAACGGTGGCGTCGTACGAAGAGGAACTTTCTCGCACGAGAGTGGAGAACGAGCGACTACGTCAACAGCTGGAAGCTGTTAGCAAGACTCAGACTGTGCAACACGTCGAAg ACGACCGGCAGCCGATTGGCCATGAGGAAGATTGCCCCCCTCCTCGGCCGCAGGGGGGGGACTACGCTTTGAAGCAGGGGGATCCCCAGCTTCCCccccacgttaaagaggaagagaatCCCCAGCCCCTCCACataaaagaggaagaggaggaactctggatcaagttgccactgactgttgtctctgtgaagaccgaaGACCATGATGACGAcccacctgagtcctcacagcaGACCAGAGGGGCGgtgcctccaagcagcagcagctcaccgCGACACATGAtcacagaagctgatggagaccactgggATGAACCACAAGCACACAGCCTCTTAGCTccgctatcagatagtgacgacataaCGTCACACTCTGCTGAGGATGAAGACAGGGACAACAACCAAGAAGCTTCaagcagcgatacagactgtgaaggtgatatcAGGACTTACGgtgacaacaaacactctgaacGTAATACAGGAACAAAGGATTTGGTCTGCTCGGTTTGTGATAAAAGCTTTTCAAAAAGGCGCAATTTGACTCGACACGCGAGGacgcacacagaaaaaaaacctttctGTTGCTCAATTTGCGGCGACGCATTTGCTCAGCGGGCCTATCTGAATAGTCACATGAggacacacacgggagaaaaaccttttagctgctcagtttgtggcgaTAAGTTTGTGCAGCGGTACTCTTTGAatagacacatgagaacgcacacaggagagaaacctttttgttGCTCAATCTGTGGCGATAAGTTTGTGCAGAGCTCCTCTTTGAACAGacacatgaggacacacaccggagaaaaaaatttcatttgctcagtttgtggtgatACATTTGTGCAGCGGTACACTTTGAatagacacatgagaacgcacacgggagagaaacctttttgttGTTCAATCTGTGGCGATAAATTTTTGCGGGGCTCCTCTCTGAATAGACACATGaggacgcacacgggagaaaaacctttcagttgctcagtttgcgCAGACAAATTTGCTCATCGGGTCAGTTTGAACGCACACATGaggacgcacacgggagaaaaaccctttagttgttCATTTTGTGGCAAAAGCTTTTCTTGCAAGGGTAATATGAACGTGCACATGACAATGCACACAGGGGAAAAACCCTTTTGTTGCTCATTTTGTGGTAAAAGCTTTACTTGTAAGATTcacatgcatgtgcacatgagaacgcacacactGGAAAAGCCTtttagttgttcagtttgtggtaaaaggtATTCTCATAAGAAAGATGTGACAGCACACATGTTGACACACAACAGAGAATAA
- the LOC129179555 gene encoding oocyte zinc finger protein XlCOF6.1-like isoform X2 encodes MEDDRQPIGHEEDCPPPRPQGGDYALKQGDPQLPPHVKEEENPQPLHIKEEEEELWIKLPLTVVSVKTEDHDDDPPESSQQTRGAVPPSSSSSPRHMITEADGDHWDEPQAHSLLAPLSDSDDITSHSAEDEDRDNNQEASSSDTDCEGDIRTYGDNKHSERNTGTKDLVCSVCDKSFSKRRNLTRHARTHTEKKPFCCSICGDAFAQRAYLNSHMRTHTGEKPFSCSVCGDKFVQRYSLNRHMRTHTGEKPFCCSICGDKFVQSSSLNRHMRTHTGEKNFICSVCGDTFVQRYTLNRHMRTHTGEKPFCCSICGDKFLRGSSLNRHMRTHTGEKPFSCSVCADKFAHRVSLNAHMRTHTGEKPFSCSFCGKSFSCKGNMNVHMTMHTGEKPFCCSFCGKSFTCKIHMHVHMRTHTLEKPFSCSVCGKRYSHKKDVTAHMLTHNRE; translated from the exons ATGGAAG ACGACCGGCAGCCGATTGGCCATGAGGAAGATTGCCCCCCTCCTCGGCCGCAGGGGGGGGACTACGCTTTGAAGCAGGGGGATCCCCAGCTTCCCccccacgttaaagaggaagagaatCCCCAGCCCCTCCACataaaagaggaagaggaggaactctggatcaagttgccactgactgttgtctctgtgaagaccgaaGACCATGATGACGAcccacctgagtcctcacagcaGACCAGAGGGGCGgtgcctccaagcagcagcagctcaccgCGACACATGAtcacagaagctgatggagaccactgggATGAACCACAAGCACACAGCCTCTTAGCTccgctatcagatagtgacgacataaCGTCACACTCTGCTGAGGATGAAGACAGGGACAACAACCAAGAAGCTTCaagcagcgatacagactgtgaaggtgatatcAGGACTTACGgtgacaacaaacactctgaacGTAATACAGGAACAAAGGATTTGGTCTGCTCGGTTTGTGATAAAAGCTTTTCAAAAAGGCGCAATTTGACTCGACACGCGAGGacgcacacagaaaaaaaacctttctGTTGCTCAATTTGCGGCGACGCATTTGCTCAGCGGGCCTATCTGAATAGTCACATGAggacacacacgggagaaaaaccttttagctgctcagtttgtggcgaTAAGTTTGTGCAGCGGTACTCTTTGAatagacacatgagaacgcacacaggagagaaacctttttgttGCTCAATCTGTGGCGATAAGTTTGTGCAGAGCTCCTCTTTGAACAGacacatgaggacacacaccggagaaaaaaatttcatttgctcagtttgtggtgatACATTTGTGCAGCGGTACACTTTGAatagacacatgagaacgcacacgggagagaaacctttttgttGTTCAATCTGTGGCGATAAATTTTTGCGGGGCTCCTCTCTGAATAGACACATGaggacgcacacgggagaaaaacctttcagttgctcagtttgcgCAGACAAATTTGCTCATCGGGTCAGTTTGAACGCACACATGaggacgcacacgggagaaaaaccctttagttgttCATTTTGTGGCAAAAGCTTTTCTTGCAAGGGTAATATGAACGTGCACATGACAATGCACACAGGGGAAAAACCCTTTTGTTGCTCATTTTGTGGTAAAAGCTTTACTTGTAAGATTcacatgcatgtgcacatgagaacgcacacactGGAAAAGCCTtttagttgttcagtttgtggtaaaaggtATTCTCATAAGAAAGATGTGACAGCACACATGTTGACACACAACAGAGAATAA
- the LOC129179558 gene encoding oocyte zinc finger protein XlCOF8.4-like yields MLRELLKERLLAAADEILALFERTVASYEDELSRTREENERLRQQLEALSKTQIVLHVEGVQQLIGRQEERPHQPQGGSPTLKQEDPQLPHVKEEEEQLWVTQECLLGLGEVVKAEDHEDKPLESSQLHHSPSEENKGAEPPSSSSPQHTTTEAEGDHCGGSQAGNLLAPSDHTTSNSPEDEDRDHTQKALSSDADCEDVQQRLGRQKERPHQPQGGSSSSKREYPQPLHIKEEDDPQPPRVKEEAEELWVTQECLPGPEEADLTKLPLTVVSVKTEDHEDKPPESSPIHHSPSEEPPSSSSPPPQHTTTEADGVNRFAPLPDCEAEDTREASSSDTDFEGDTRTRTANKHSECSQKKAGKKRLTCSVCAKSFCDKCDLRRHMRTHTGEKPFACSVCGKRFSDKSNMVKHTRTHTGEKPFTCSVCGDKFVQSSTLNTHMRTHTGEKPFCCSFCGKSFSCKSNMNVHMRTHRVEKPFSCSMYLTEIKNLFHDE; encoded by the exons ACGAGCGATTACGTCAACAACTTGAAGCTCTTAGCAAGACTCAAATTGTGCTACACGTTGAAG GcgtccagcagctgattggtcgTCAAGAGGAACGTCCCCATCAACCCCAGGGGGGGAGTCCCACTTTGAAACAGGAGGATCCCCAGCTCccccacgttaaagaggaagaggagcaacTCTGGGTCACTCAGGAGTGTCTTCTTGGGCTGGGGGAGGTTGTGAAGgctgaagaccatgaagacaaaccacttGAGTCCTCACAACTTCAtcacagtccaagtgaggagaacaaaggggcggagcctccaagcagcagctcaccacAGCACACGACAACAGAAGCTGaaggagaccactgtggaggatcacaagcaggcAACCTCTTAGCTCCGAGTGACCACACAACGTCCAACTCTCCTGAGGATGAAGACAGGGACCACACCCAAAAAGCTTTgagcagtgatgcagactgtgaag ACGTCCAGCAACGGCTTGGTCGTCAAAAAGAACGTCCCCATCAGCCGCAAGGGGGGAGCTCCTCTTCGAAGCGGGAGTATCCCCAGCCCctccacattaaagaggaagacgaTCCCCAGCCCCCCCGTGTCAAAGAGGAAGCGGAGGAACTGTGGGTCACTCAGGAGTGTCTTCCAGGGCCGGAGGAGGCCgatctcaccaagttgccactgactgtcgtgtctgtgaagactgaagaccatgaagacaaaccacccgaGTCCTCACCAATTCATCACAGTCCGAGCGAGGAGCCTCCGAGCAGCAGCAGCCCACCGCCACAGCACACGACAACAGAAGCCGATGGAGTTAACCGCTTTGCTCCGCTACCGGATTGTGAGGCTGAAGACACCCGAGAAGCTTcgagcagcgatacagacttTGAAGGCGATACAAGGACTCGCACTGccaacaaacactctgaatgctCTCAAAAGAAGGCGGGTAAAAAACGTTTGACTTGCTCCGTTTGTGCAAAAAGCTTTTGTGATAAGTGTGACTTGAGGCGacacatgaggacacacacgggagaaaaacctttcgcTTGCTCGGTTTGCGGCAAAAGATTCTCTGACAAGTCAAACATGGTCAAACACACGAGgacgcacacaggagagaaaccgttCACTTGCTCAGTGTGCGGCGATAAATTTGTGCAGAGTTCCACTTTGAACACCCACATGaggacgcacacgggagaaaaacctttctgtTGCTCGTTTTGCGGTAAAAGCTTCTCGTGCAAGAGTAACATGAACGttcacatgagaacacacagagTGGAGAAGCCTTTTAGTTGCTCG atgtACCTCACTGAGATCAAAAATCTCTTTCACGACGAGTGA